A region of the Candidatus Pelagibacter ubique HTCC1062 genome:
ATAATATTATATAAAATAAGTAAAAATTCATCAAAAAAATAAAAATATTACTACTTAAATTAAGATAATTTAATTTGAAAATTTTATATAAAATAAAATTTTGTATAAATGAAAAAAAAGTTGAAATAAACACATATGTATCGTCAATTAAATTAAATGAATATTTACCTTGATCAACTAAATGTATTTTTAAAAAATAGGTATTTATTTCATCCCAAGAATGGTTGTTGTAAAAATAGTGCCAATAATTATTGTTTGTATGATAGAATTCAAATATATTAAAAATTACAACAGATGATAATGATAATAAAAGAACTGATATAATTTGAGTGTTTCTTTTGAATATCATTTAATTATTTTTCTAATATTTGTTTCTATTGATATACTAATTTATAGGTTTTTTAAAAAAAATATTATCTTTTCATTAAAATTCTTTATCATAATATTTATAATATTTATAAATATTTTTGAAATAAATCTTTTATTAATTAATATTTTATTTTTCTATTTTCTATTTTCTATCTTTTATACTTTAACTTTTACTGGAATTAAGAATACAAGCCCTTCATTATTTATGATTCATCATCTAGCTAATAATGATATGTCAAAAAAAATACAAATAAATGAAAATTTTTTAAACCAACAATTTACAAAAAAAAGACTTAAAGAAAATTTTCAAAAAAATTTTCTTATAAAAAAAAAAAAAAATATAATTATATCTAAAAAAGGAAAATTATTCATGTATATATTTTCAACGCTAAAAAAAACATATAATTTATAAATGAGTTTGATTTTATTAATTTTAGTATTTATTTTTACATTTTTATTGGGAATGTACTTAGCTCAAAAAATATCTAAAAGGCTAATCTTAAATTTTAAAATTATTTTTATTACAAATATAATAATTTTTTGTTTTTTTTTATCAAAATTCAATGATTTAAATTTAGTGAATTTTATTATATTGTTAGTTAATTTTGTCTTATTTAAGTTTATTTTTTTAATTACTTTACAAGCATCTATATCAAGTATTCAGTTGCAAATACTTTTTAATTTAAATAGATTTGGTAAGATAAATAATAAATATAATGATAAGCAAATTTTTCAAAACAGATTTAAAAATTTCAAAGAATCTCAAGTTTTTAAAATTGTTAGAAAAAAATATATAAGAATAAATAAGAGTTCTATTTTTTTTGTATACTATTTTTTTTTAGTTTTGAAAAAAATTTATAATGAGAAAATGTAAATATGAAAGACATTATTTTAAAAGATCTAAATTCTAAATCTCATATTATAAATAATTTAGATATTAAAAAATTAATAGATATTTCAAAAATTTTCAAAAATGCTATTAATAATAAGAGACTATTTTTTACTTGTGGTAACGGTGGATCAGCTTCTACTGCCGATCACGTAGCTTGTGATTATTTAAAAAGATTTAAAAAATTTAAATCAGCTATAAGAATCATTTCACTTTCTTCCAATAGTTCAACTTTAACAGCTATGGGTAATGATGTTAATTTTAATCAAATATATTCAGAGCAAATACAATGTCTCGCAAAAAGAGGCGATATATTGATAATTTTTAGTGTTTCAGGGAATAGTAAAAACCTATTAGAAGCTGCAAAAATATCAAAGAAAAAAGGTTTAAAAATTATTAGCTTTACTGGAAATAAGGGTGGTAAATTATTTAAATTAAGCAATATTTGTATAAATCTGAACTCCAAAAATTATGGATTAGTTGAGGACATTCATTTGAGTTTAACCCATTTATTATCAGATTATATATTGGGAAAAAAAAATATTATCAAATAATTGATTTAACTTCTTTTAATAAATTATTTCTTTTTAATTTGAATCTGACTCCGGCTTTCTTAGCTGCTATCTGATCAGATTTTAAATCACCAATCATAAAACTTTTTGACAGGTCAATGTTCATTTTTTTTTTTGCTAAGAAAAACAAACCTGGATTTGGTTTTCTATAACTAGCCTTGTATTTTTTTTTTTTAAAATTAGGATGGTAAAAAGCATAATAAAATTTATGAATCTTACATTTAAATTTTTTTAAACTCTCATTAATTTTTAAATTAAGTAAATCACAATCCTTTTTTTTGAAATAACCACGGCTTACACCTGATTGATTTGAAATAATTACTATGAGATAATCTTTTTTATATGCATATTGTATTGCTTTTTTTGCATCTTTTAACCAAATAAAATTTTCATATTTGTAAATATAGCCTAGGTTTTTATTTATTGTACCATCTCTATCTAGAAATAAACATTTTTTCATAATCATAATTTTGTTGATTGTAAAATATTAGATAGTTATTTATTTTAGGCTTTTTTTTATTTGAAGTTTTAACTTAATTGCTGTTGAAACTGCAGTAATCCATTTACCGCTATATATTGTAAAAATTTTTTCTGATAATTTTTTTACTTCAGTTTTTCTCGTGTCATTTTTATTATGATTGATTGCTCTTACAACAAAAAAAGATCCATGATATTTCGCTTTAGTTAGTATGGGTAAATATTTCTTCGAATCTTTAATAAATTTTTTAAAAAGAGAAACTTTCACATTTTTAACTAATTGCTTACTTAAATATTTTTTTTTGTAGTTATTGAATTTAACAAACCTTTTGTTTTGAATCTCAATTTTTGAATTTTTAACATCACTTAACAAGTGTAAATTTGTTCCCAAATATGGATCAATACAGACAAAGTTACCATCTAAAACAACTATACTAGTTTTAGAAAATATTGACGGCATTTTAACAAGAATTTTCTCAACAAGTTCATATCTTTTTTTTATAATATCTTTTGTTAAACCTTTAATATTTAAATTATTTTCTTCATAGGTGGCATAAATGATTTTATCATAATCTTCTATATTACTCTTATTAAATTTCGTATTAAGAGATAATTTAATTTTTTTATTATTTAAAATTTTGTTTTTTAAAAATTTTCTTGCATTAAATATATTTATAATTTTTTCTTTAACTAAAAAAACACTATCAATATTTTTTTTTTCAAAAAATTGAAATTTTTTTAAATTTCTAAAATATAAATTATTTTTTTTCAAAAAATCTAAATATTGACGAGAATTTGTTTTAGTTTTTTTATTTGTTATTGCGTAAAAATTTTTTGTTTTTTCAAATATATTTTTTGGAAAAAATGATTGAAATTTTTTTGTTGATTTTTGAACCTCTTTAACTGTGTCTTTAGATCTTGGATAGTGGTAACCTATATGAGCCCTCATTTGGTTTTTACCTGATGCCGATAGTAAAATATCTTCTTTTCTTTCATATAAATCAACGTACACATTTTTTATTTCTGCTAGTTTTAATGATGCTAAGCATCCAAAAAAACCTCCACCAACAATTGCAACTTTATGTTTCATTTTTTTTATCTATTTTTACAAATTTTGATAAACTATTATATACGATAGCTATAAGTATAAGTTGAAGTGCACCTCCTAGTCCAGAGGACAGATTACTTTCAGATGTAAGTGATATAAAGATACCTATTGATATCAACAAAAACGATAAGTAAGTATTTTTTTCTCTATTTTTATGAATGTAGAAATTTAAAATTCTGTATACCAAACCATAAAATATAGCTAAAAAAATGATACCCAAAAATCTAAAATTTATATAAGCCTCAATTATTGTTGAGGCCCCCACGCTGGTACTTTTATTATAAGATGGAATTAGCTTATAATTTCTTCCATATTTGTTTCCAAAAGTTTCATGCGGTTTATCTTTCCAAAGTTGTCTTGGGATAAATTTACTAAATAAGGGAATATAAGACTCACCATAAAGGAGTTTATGATTTTTTTTTGTCTCAATAATATATGAAAGCTGATCTAATTTATTTATTCTTGAAATTGGGGCACCTAAAACAGAATAGATTACATTATTAGACTTGAAAGGTTTATTGACATTATAAATGTAAATTTTTTGTGAAAGTTTATTCCAATTATAATCCGAATAGCTTCTTAAATTTGTCTTCCAAATGAAAGTTGTAATTATAACTATAATACCTACAGTACCTAAAATTGTAACATTAATAAATGTTAATTTATTTTTTAAATTTAAAAAAATACAAACAATAAAACTTAAAAAATAGAAATAAAAAATTAATTTGTAACTAATTGGTAAATTGTTTTTTGAACGCACCTCAACAATATACAAAAACGCTAAGATAACCAGAATCATAAAAAGAGCTAATTCTTTTTTATTTTTGCTTGTAAACATCAGTGTACAACTAATAAAAAGAAAAAATATTTTAGAAATTAAGATCAAGTTTTCAAAAAGATTAGACACTTTTCTTAATTCAAAATAATTAATAGTTAAAATAACAATAAAAAATAAAGAAAGTATTTGAAAATACTCCTTTTTTTTATTTTCAAGAAAATATACTTCGTAGTTTAAATGCTTATTTCTAAATACAAAAGTAAAAAAGGACGTTAAAAAAAATATTAATACATATAGTAATGAAGTATATATACTTTCTGGATCTATCTTACGAACAATACCTTGTGGCTGAGATAAACTATAGTTGCCATTATCTGAAAAAGTGTCAACTTCATTAGCTTCAATATCCGTACCAAATGATCCTTCGTGATAAATTCGTATATTAATTTCATCACCATATATTAAAAACGGTAGTAAATAATTTGATAAAGGAAACATTATTATAAAAAAATAAATTAAATGTGATGTTCTAATTTTTTGCATAATTTTTATAAATTTTTGATATAGCTTCTTTAAAATTTTTAAATGAAAAAATTTTTATAAGGCTATTTCTTAAGTTGTCCTTCACCATTTTTGACGAGAAATCTAAAGCGTTATAAAAAATAATAAGATCACTTATTAAAAATAAAATAGCGACAATAAATAAATTTGGTTTAAAATCCATAAAAAAATAAAGAGATAAAATGAAAATTACCGCATTAATAAAGTTATATAGTGTAATCTTTTTAAAATTATTTGTTGAAGTGAGAAGGGCCACGGATGAATTAAATAAACTCTGAAAAAAAGTTGAAATCAAGAATATAAAAAAAAGATTTTGATTTATATTAAAATCTTTTCCAATCCAAAAATTAAAAATTAATTGATTAGAAAAACTTAATACCAATATAATAGCTATTGAAACATAGAAAGTAACCTGGATATTAAAAATGAAAATTTTCTTTAAATTTTTTAATTGTTTACTTATCCATAATTTTGCTAATTCAATTTTTATAATACCATCGGTTATACTTGTAAGATTAACCATTACTCTTGCTAATGTAAGATAAATAGATAAAAGAGCCACATATTTTGGGCCTAAAATTGAATTGATTATTAAATTGGTTGATTGATATTTTAAGGCGTTCGTAATTGGAAATAACAAATAAGACAAAGCATGGTCCAGATTATTTTTAATATATTTTTTTTCTAATTTAAATTGAAATTTAATCCAATTATAACTTTTAACTATGTCAAAAATTATGAAAATAAAAAAAAAAATTTTATTAATCAGAAAATACAGAACAATAGTTTCAAAATTGTAATTATTATATAGGCAATAGAATAACAAAAAAGTTTCTATAATTTTTGATAAATATCCTAATCTTATTTTAAAATAATATCTATTATGTGCAGCATATATGGATATAAAAAGTCCATTAAGCTGATGGACAAAAGTATATATAATTAATATTATAGCTATTTTATAAAATTCGTTTGATTTAATAGGACCAAGTTTTAAAAAACCATTATCAAAAAATTCTTTTAATATTAAGAAAAAAAGTAAAGAGAATATTGCGTTTAAAATTATACTCAAATTTAAAGTATTTAAAAAATTTTTTTGCGCTAAATCAAATTTGTTTACTTTGATATTCATATTTATCTGATTTTGACCAACAGTAGAAAAGCCCAAATCACTTATCATTATATAGGCTGGTAGTGAAAATATTATTAACCAAATTCCATAAACTTCAATTGTAGCAAGATTTAAAAA
Encoded here:
- a CDS encoding SIS domain-containing protein produces the protein MKDIILKDLNSKSHIINNLDIKKLIDISKIFKNAINNKRLFFTCGNGGSASTADHVACDYLKRFKKFKSAIRIISLSSNSSTLTAMGNDVNFNQIYSEQIQCLAKRGDILIIFSVSGNSKNLLEAAKISKKKGLKIISFTGNKGGKLFKLSNICINLNSKNYGLVEDIHLSLTHLLSDYILGKKNIIK
- a CDS encoding D-glycero-alpha-D-manno-heptose-1,7-bisphosphate 7-phosphatase, yielding MKKCLFLDRDGTINKNLGYIYKYENFIWLKDAKKAIQYAYKKDYLIVIISNQSGVSRGYFKKKDCDLLNLKINESLKKFKCKIHKFYYAFYHPNFKKKKYKASYRKPNPGLFFLAKKKMNIDLSKSFMIGDLKSDQIAAKKAGVRFKLKRNNLLKEVKSII
- a CDS encoding FAD-dependent oxidoreductase, with translation MKHKVAIVGGGFFGCLASLKLAEIKNVYVDLYERKEDILLSASGKNQMRAHIGYHYPRSKDTVKEVQKSTKKFQSFFPKNIFEKTKNFYAITNKKTKTNSRQYLDFLKKNNLYFRNLKKFQFFEKKNIDSVFLVKEKIINIFNARKFLKNKILNNKKIKLSLNTKFNKSNIEDYDKIIYATYEENNLNIKGLTKDIIKKRYELVEKILVKMPSIFSKTSIVVLDGNFVCIDPYLGTNLHLLSDVKNSKIEIQNKRFVKFNNYKKKYLSKQLVKNVKVSLFKKFIKDSKKYLPILTKAKYHGSFFVVRAINHNKNDTRKTEVKKLSEKIFTIYSGKWITAVSTAIKLKLQIKKSLK
- a CDS encoding membrane protein, which translates into the protein MQKIRTSHLIYFFIIMFPLSNYLLPFLIYGDEINIRIYHEGSFGTDIEANEVDTFSDNGNYSLSQPQGIVRKIDPESIYTSLLYVLIFFLTSFFTFVFRNKHLNYEVYFLENKKKEYFQILSLFFIVILTINYFELRKVSNLFENLILISKIFFLFISCTLMFTSKNKKELALFMILVILAFLYIVEVRSKNNLPISYKLIFYFYFLSFIVCIFLNLKNKLTFINVTILGTVGIIVIITTFIWKTNLRSYSDYNWNKLSQKIYIYNVNKPFKSNNVIYSVLGAPISRINKLDQLSYIIETKKNHKLLYGESYIPLFSKFIPRQLWKDKPHETFGNKYGRNYKLIPSYNKSTSVGASTIIEAYINFRFLGIIFLAIFYGLVYRILNFYIHKNREKNTYLSFLLISIGIFISLTSESNLSSGLGGALQLILIAIVYNSLSKFVKIDKKNET
- a CDS encoding lipopolysaccharide biosynthesis protein — translated: MIILNRILKGTSENVVDRFINIIIKFIEPIIFLNLATIEVYGIWLIIFSLPAYIMISDLGFSTVGQNQINMNIKVNKFDLAQKNFLNTLNLSIILNAIFSLLFFLILKEFFDNGFLKLGPIKSNEFYKIAIILIIYTFVHQLNGLFISIYAAHNRYYFKIRLGYLSKIIETFLLFYCLYNNYNFETIVLYFLINKIFFFIFIIFDIVKSYNWIKFQFKLEKKYIKNNLDHALSYLLFPITNALKYQSTNLIINSILGPKYVALLSIYLTLARVMVNLTSITDGIIKIELAKLWISKQLKNLKKIFIFNIQVTFYVSIAIILVLSFSNQLIFNFWIGKDFNINQNLFFIFLISTFFQSLFNSSVALLTSTNNFKKITLYNFINAVIFILSLYFFMDFKPNLFIVAILFLISDLIIFYNALDFSSKMVKDNLRNSLIKIFSFKNFKEAISKIYKNYAKN